One Acidicapsa ligni genomic region harbors:
- a CDS encoding TauD/TfdA family dioxygenase has protein sequence MSTAQEEKIEDRLAFLNERKLPAMITPIAGESLHTLLRDARDSLTAIRQKYGAILFRGFDLSTPEDFRAAAALAFENSLRNYVGGVSPRGQVMSGVYESTRFPAHLRIPQHNEMAYLPDPPRELAFFCEIEPQHGGETPLADSRVIYDLVPAEIRDVFERVGISYHRYLNGPRMTLHHRNRHRIAKLHTSWMAAFSTEDPAVVEQSCAENGGTVRWDREEGAKINNVLPAIRRHPDTNEVLWFNQVATFLSSPRSTGLMRWLLYQAAFPDPFVRPFHATFGNGYPISVQQLNAIHHAIDTATIRFRWQRGDLLVVDNFLVTHGRMPYRGDRRILVAIH, from the coding sequence TTGTCTACCGCCCAGGAAGAGAAGATCGAAGACCGCCTTGCGTTTCTGAATGAGCGAAAGCTGCCTGCAATGATCACCCCGATCGCAGGCGAATCGCTGCATACTCTGCTCAGGGATGCACGCGATTCGCTGACCGCGATAAGGCAAAAGTACGGCGCAATTCTCTTTCGCGGCTTTGATCTCAGCACTCCCGAGGATTTCCGCGCCGCTGCAGCCCTGGCCTTTGAGAACAGCCTTCGGAACTACGTTGGCGGCGTAAGTCCGCGTGGGCAAGTCATGTCCGGCGTCTACGAATCCACTCGCTTCCCAGCTCATCTCCGCATCCCGCAACACAACGAAATGGCGTACCTTCCCGACCCACCCCGCGAGCTCGCATTCTTCTGCGAAATCGAACCGCAGCACGGCGGCGAAACTCCGCTGGCCGATTCGCGTGTGATCTACGACCTCGTGCCCGCGGAGATTCGCGATGTTTTCGAAAGGGTAGGCATCTCCTACCATCGCTATTTGAATGGCCCACGCATGACGCTCCATCACCGCAACCGTCATCGCATAGCGAAACTGCATACCTCGTGGATGGCCGCCTTCTCCACCGAAGACCCCGCAGTAGTAGAGCAATCCTGCGCTGAGAATGGTGGAACAGTACGATGGGATCGAGAAGAAGGGGCAAAGATCAACAACGTCCTGCCCGCCATCCGAAGACATCCAGACACGAACGAGGTGCTCTGGTTTAACCAGGTAGCGACCTTCCTCAGCTCGCCGCGATCCACCGGTCTCATGCGCTGGCTTCTATATCAGGCCGCGTTTCCAGATCCATTTGTGCGGCCTTTTCACGCGACGTTTGGAAACGGGTACCCGATCAGCGTTCAACAACTAAACGCCATTCATCACGCGATTGATACCGCAACAATTCGGTTTCGCTGGCAGCGTGGCGATCTGCTGGTTGTCGACAACTTCCTCGTTACACACGGCCGAATGCCGTATCGAGGAGATCGACGTATCCTCGTTGCCATCCACTAA
- a CDS encoding class I adenylate-forming enzyme family protein, which translates to MGTQDGLSSMNIQEQLRLSRDPNVTVANLVDELLQHKGDCEVGVEEDGPWRLAELHAEVCLIDAFLRRTIGLRPGQPVAIYRTNDRRCFRWFLAIVRAGGIAVPLNPMLSLSEVRRILASSGTEILVTDKAVFEHSIKQRSELNVRTWIQADSEEAELLDGFIRIVDGDTQSPLPPVVVDPSATVAVFHTSGTSGFPKGAALSSNALLGARASTVFAGLFLGPKDLALIALPWSHIMAVSIALYGLMAGIRGCFLDRFDVTRAIDLVERFGITAFVGVPAMFARLVNSNPEPARLASVRVWLSASDHLPSQVRQRLRQYGALIRLPGGRRIPPVLINGYGMVELGGLAMMGIEFSLLPGSGDLCFPVPPFHIRVADENGNALPAGSTGECQIRRRGLIPHYWSDEKKHDDSATNDLLTSDGWLRTGDLAKRNRLGMIRLVGRMKDVIKSGGYSVYVRELEETLVTHPAVARAAAFGLPHQEKGEIPAAAVELNNNSTASESDLLAWCRENLAAYKSPRKIWILPAGDLPQNHTGKILRRVLQERFSQEIH; encoded by the coding sequence ATGGGGACGCAAGACGGTCTCTCCTCAATGAATATCCAGGAGCAGCTTCGGCTCTCACGCGATCCCAACGTCACCGTCGCCAATCTCGTCGACGAGCTGCTGCAACACAAAGGAGATTGCGAAGTCGGCGTCGAGGAGGATGGTCCCTGGCGCCTCGCCGAGCTGCACGCAGAGGTTTGCCTGATCGACGCCTTTCTTCGTCGCACAATCGGACTCCGCCCCGGTCAACCCGTAGCCATTTATCGCACCAATGATCGGCGGTGTTTCCGCTGGTTCCTGGCGATTGTCCGCGCTGGAGGCATCGCAGTTCCCTTGAACCCGATGCTTTCGCTGTCCGAGGTACGGCGAATTCTGGCCAGCAGCGGCACAGAGATTCTGGTGACCGACAAGGCAGTCTTTGAACACAGCATCAAGCAGCGTTCCGAGTTGAATGTCCGCACCTGGATTCAAGCTGACAGCGAAGAGGCAGAGCTTCTCGACGGATTCATACGCATTGTCGATGGCGATACCCAATCTCCGCTCCCTCCCGTAGTCGTCGATCCATCCGCGACAGTAGCCGTATTCCACACCTCCGGCACCAGCGGATTTCCCAAAGGCGCCGCGCTTTCAAGCAATGCCCTGCTCGGTGCGCGCGCGTCCACAGTGTTTGCCGGACTATTTCTGGGGCCAAAAGATCTCGCTCTCATAGCCCTGCCCTGGTCACATATCATGGCCGTCAGCATCGCACTCTATGGCCTCATGGCTGGCATCCGCGGCTGCTTCCTCGATCGCTTTGACGTAACCCGCGCAATAGACCTTGTCGAACGCTTCGGCATCACCGCTTTCGTCGGTGTGCCCGCAATGTTTGCGCGACTGGTCAACAGCAATCCTGAACCTGCAAGGCTCGCCAGTGTGCGCGTCTGGCTCTCGGCCAGCGATCACCTACCTTCTCAAGTAAGGCAGCGCCTGCGACAATATGGCGCTCTGATCCGACTGCCGGGTGGCCGGCGCATTCCGCCCGTACTCATCAACGGCTACGGCATGGTAGAACTCGGCGGCCTCGCCATGATGGGCATCGAGTTTTCGCTTCTCCCCGGCAGTGGAGATCTCTGTTTCCCCGTGCCGCCTTTTCACATCCGCGTCGCCGACGAGAACGGAAACGCTCTGCCCGCTGGCTCTACCGGCGAATGTCAGATTCGCCGTCGCGGCCTCATTCCGCATTATTGGAGCGATGAGAAAAAGCACGATGATTCAGCCACAAATGACCTGCTTACCTCCGATGGCTGGCTGCGCACCGGAGACCTCGCAAAGCGAAATCGCCTCGGCATGATCCGCCTCGTTGGCCGCATGAAAGACGTGATCAAGTCCGGCGGTTATTCCGTCTATGTCCGTGAACTGGAAGAGACCCTGGTAACCCATCCCGCAGTAGCGCGAGCCGCCGCTTTCGGCCTGCCGCATCAAGAGAAAGGCGAGATTCCCGCCGCAGCAGTCGAACTGAACAACAACTCCACCGCAAGCGAAAGCGACCTGCTCGCCTGGTGCCGGGAGAATCTCGCAGCCTATAAATCCCCACGCAAAATCTGGATTCTTCCAGCAGGCGACTTACCGCAAAATCACACCGGCAAGATACTTCGACGAGTCCTGCAGGAGCGGTTTTCACAAGAGATCCATTAA
- a CDS encoding DUF1175 domain-containing protein, which translates to MNRAIALLLVMLAAIIALITWQRSAQPHLAISPRELTLPADGAPHRAAQIRLSQNKQIESNNITITGHAPARILPATRDAAAALEIQSPVNPATERFILKYRGAPVTLVAHFISDNNDRFSDGTPDFLRLHTTEDRSAFRRWFTTMADITATLPTEHLPHEIDDCAALLRWCYRNALHSHDETWLATMPMETLPPIPSITQYAYPFTPLGSNLFRVTSGAYASDDVSNGSFTQFADAKTLWQHNTFFVTRDVRTAQPGDLLFYRQLEQNSPFHSMILTGPTHNWVVYHTGPIGTGPGEIRRVTLNDLLHHPDTRWRPVPENNNFLGVYRWNILREEPR; encoded by the coding sequence GTGAATCGCGCTATCGCTCTTTTGCTTGTCATGCTCGCCGCGATCATTGCATTGATTACGTGGCAACGGAGTGCGCAGCCACACCTCGCGATCTCCCCTCGAGAACTCACCCTGCCCGCGGATGGCGCTCCACATCGCGCTGCGCAAATAAGGCTGTCACAAAACAAACAGATCGAAAGTAATAACATCACGATCACTGGACACGCCCCTGCGCGCATCCTTCCCGCCACCAGGGACGCCGCCGCTGCCTTGGAGATTCAGTCCCCGGTCAACCCGGCAACCGAGCGGTTCATCCTCAAGTACCGCGGTGCTCCCGTTACCCTGGTAGCGCATTTCATCTCCGATAACAACGATCGCTTCAGCGACGGCACTCCCGACTTTCTCCGTCTACACACCACAGAAGATCGTTCAGCCTTCCGCCGCTGGTTCACAACAATGGCCGATATCACCGCCACACTTCCAACCGAACACCTGCCGCACGAGATTGATGACTGCGCCGCCCTGCTGCGATGGTGCTACCGCAACGCCCTGCACTCTCACGATGAAACATGGCTGGCAACCATGCCCATGGAAACTCTGCCGCCCATCCCATCCATTACGCAGTATGCGTACCCCTTCACACCACTGGGCTCAAACCTTTTCCGCGTAACGTCTGGAGCCTATGCTTCGGACGACGTTTCCAATGGCAGTTTTACGCAGTTCGCCGACGCCAAAACCCTTTGGCAGCACAACACTTTCTTCGTCACCAGGGATGTGCGTACAGCTCAGCCAGGAGACCTGCTTTTTTATCGCCAGTTAGAACAAAACTCCCCGTTTCACTCAATGATTCTGACCGGCCCTACTCACAATTGGGTGGTCTATCACACCGGACCAATCGGTACCGGACCAGGAGAGATACGGCGAGTTACATTGAACGATTTACTTCATCATCCGGATACACGTTGGCGGCCAGTTCCGGAAAATAATAACTTCCTGGGTGTCTACCGTTGGAATATACTTCGCGAGGAGCCTCGATGA
- a CDS encoding SDR family oxidoreductase — MKNEELIFVTGATGFLGSQLVHELLDRHPQATLALLIRDRSNQSAQQRADLIVSPADRKRIQVYSGDVGLPNCGLDACARQYLSSETTRVIHCAATVRFDHSLEEARRINVEGTQRILDFAATAPQLRSLAYVGTAYVAGERTGPVLESELILGQSYRNTYEQTKAEAEALVRSHLGSIPGVILRPSIIVGDSQTGATSSFKMMYWPLKIYSRRLWRTIPGFPDAVLDIVPVDYVANAVALLAFDEAALGSTVHLCAGPRGSATIQQIAQRASEYFHVPEPRYVDPKFFFAALRPLLYLSLWGRKRKVLRDGRAYRDYFSMRMQFDTTNAERLLAPSGLRPPPVLEYLNSLFDYCVASEWGRKTVSPQ, encoded by the coding sequence ATGAAGAACGAAGAACTCATCTTTGTCACCGGCGCGACCGGATTTCTGGGCTCGCAGCTGGTTCACGAACTGCTGGACCGCCATCCACAGGCTACTCTGGCGCTGCTGATTCGAGATAGATCCAATCAATCCGCCCAGCAACGCGCCGATTTGATCGTGTCTCCAGCCGATCGCAAACGCATACAGGTGTACTCAGGGGATGTAGGCCTGCCCAACTGCGGCCTCGACGCCTGTGCCAGGCAATATCTTTCCTCTGAGACAACCCGCGTGATTCACTGCGCCGCCACCGTCCGCTTTGATCACTCGCTGGAGGAGGCCCGCCGTATCAACGTCGAGGGCACCCAGCGCATACTGGATTTCGCAGCCACAGCGCCACAACTTCGCAGCCTCGCCTACGTGGGTACAGCCTATGTCGCCGGCGAACGCACCGGCCCAGTCCTCGAAAGTGAATTGATATTAGGGCAAAGCTATCGCAACACCTACGAACAAACCAAAGCAGAGGCCGAGGCGCTCGTGCGCTCACATCTTGGCTCCATCCCGGGAGTCATCCTGCGCCCCAGCATCATCGTGGGCGACTCCCAGACCGGCGCGACCTCCAGCTTCAAAATGATGTACTGGCCTTTAAAGATTTACTCCCGCCGCCTCTGGCGCACAATACCCGGCTTTCCCGACGCAGTATTGGATATCGTGCCGGTCGACTACGTTGCCAACGCAGTCGCACTACTGGCCTTTGACGAGGCAGCGTTGGGCAGCACAGTTCATCTCTGCGCCGGACCACGCGGCAGCGCCACCATCCAGCAAATCGCCCAGCGTGCATCGGAATATTTCCATGTGCCCGAGCCGCGCTACGTCGATCCAAAGTTCTTCTTCGCTGCACTGCGACCGCTGCTGTATCTATCCCTATGGGGACGCAAGCGCAAAGTGCTCCGCGATGGCCGCGCCTATCGCGATTACTTCTCCATGCGCATGCAGTTCGATACCACCAATGCCGAGCGCCTGTTGGCGCCATCTGGACTACGGCCGCCACCCGTCCTTGAGTATCTCAATAGCCTGTTCGATTACTGCGTAGCCAGCGAATGGGGACGCAAGACGGTCTCTCCTCAATGA
- a CDS encoding DUF962 domain-containing protein has product MLGNRSWDSWITRYSESHQHPLNQLTHTFGIPMILVSLPMMIAGIFWRPVLWVGIGLFVVGWALQFLGHAIEGKPPEFLSDWRFLLVGTRWWAAKMRGKV; this is encoded by the coding sequence ATGCTTGGAAATCGGAGTTGGGATAGTTGGATCACGCGTTACTCGGAGAGCCATCAGCATCCGCTGAATCAGTTGACGCATACTTTTGGTATTCCGATGATCCTGGTTTCACTGCCGATGATGATTGCGGGGATCTTTTGGAGACCGGTGCTTTGGGTCGGGATCGGCCTTTTTGTGGTGGGATGGGCATTGCAGTTTCTAGGCCACGCTATTGAGGGAAAGCCACCTGAGTTCCTGAGTGACTGGCGATTTTTACTGGTTGGGACGCGCTGGTGGGCAGCGAAGATGCGAGGGAAGGTTTAG
- a CDS encoding class I SAM-dependent methyltransferase: MTLSIQQQFGQIDIYVFDQILRGNITADMRVLDAGCGYGRNLVYLLRERCQIFALDANADAVEHVRRLSGSLMTGLPPENFQVEVIEHMQFPDDFADVVLCNSVLHFARDEDHFQKMLSELWRVVKPGGMLFCRLGSKIGMDFPPLGNNRFLIGDGSEWFLVEEEMLLKLTRQMHGTLVDPLKTTIVQNHRCMTTWIVRKSPKPL; this comes from the coding sequence ATGACACTCAGTATTCAGCAACAATTCGGACAGATTGATATCTATGTATTCGACCAGATCCTGCGAGGAAATATCACCGCAGATATGCGTGTACTCGACGCAGGATGCGGATACGGACGCAATCTCGTATATCTATTGCGTGAACGATGCCAGATATTCGCACTCGACGCCAACGCCGACGCTGTTGAACACGTTCGACGATTATCCGGCTCGCTCATGACCGGATTACCTCCCGAAAACTTCCAGGTCGAAGTCATCGAGCACATGCAATTTCCAGATGATTTCGCAGATGTAGTCCTCTGCAACTCGGTACTCCATTTCGCACGCGATGAAGACCACTTCCAAAAGATGTTGTCCGAACTCTGGCGAGTCGTAAAACCAGGAGGTATGTTATTTTGCCGCCTCGGTTCAAAAATTGGAATGGACTTCCCGCCACTGGGAAACAATCGATTCCTCATCGGCGATGGTTCGGAGTGGTTTCTCGTAGAAGAAGAAATGCTCCTCAAGTTAACCCGGCAGATGCACGGAACACTCGTTGATCCATTAAAAACAACCATCGTCCAAAATCATCGCTGCATGACAACCTGGATAGTACGAAAGAGTCCAAAGCCTCTATAA